In the Pseudoalteromonas sp. A25 genome, TAATGTGAAGCTCTGTATAGCTTATTTTAGCTTAAAAAAACAGCTTATTAGAGCATAGGAGAGGGCTTAGGCACTGTCACTAAAATATAAACTAAATATAAACATAACAAATGTACTGCAAATAACGTATTCGTCATTGCGCTTTAACCTTAACTCACAATAAAGACACGGTATTTTTTGAAAATATTTATCAGCTGTCATGCTCTTATTGCACAAAGCTAGAAAATTATTTTACTTTTAGCAATTATTTGTTAGAGTTTTGTTGTCGGTTCAATCCGATACTATGGGCAAACCATTCGAAAGGATGGGGCGCAAAGTCACCGGTCTAAGGGACATCATGTCCTATGATAGCGGGATTGCTAGCGCAGCCAATTAGGTGCTGCCTATCTTTCCGTTCCAAATGACCAAGTTGTTTATATTTGGAGCACACACATGAAGTTATTAACAAAAAGCAAGCAAGCCATCTTGTATGGTTGCATCAGCTTTGCTTTAGGTTCTGTGGCCAACGCCACCCCCAATGACACATCAAAAGCAACATTACCAGTACAAGCGATTGAAAACTTACCTGAGGGCAAGCTCAAACAAAGCCTCAAAAAACTGCCCCCCCATGCACAACAAAAAGTGCTGGTGCAACTTCAAGAATTGGCGGTGCCTGCCCTTGATATGTTACTAATGGAAGCTGATAACAGTGGTGAGCTTTTCTATATTGAAGAGGGTTTAACAGAACCTGCTGTGATCAGCGATGTACAATATACCCTGCCAGCCGTTGATGTATTCAAGTTACACAGCAACCCCAACTCCCCCAACAAAGTATTCTTAGATTTTAATGGTGGGCAAGTCAGTGCAAAGGCATGGGGAAGTGGTGCTAGTTACAACGCAATGCCCTATGATTTAGATGGCGACCCCACAACCTTTAATGATGCTGAACGCGCGCGTATTCACGAAATTTGGACCCGTATGGCCGATGATTTCGCTGCATTTGATATTGATGTGACCACCGAAGCTCCTGAGGAGTTTAACGCAAATACAGGTTGGGTTTTGTTTACTAAAGACACCGATGCATCCGGCTCGGCCATGCCACATCAAGGAGCTGGCGGCGTTGCCTATGTAAACGTTTGGGGTCGTAGCAATTATGCATATTATCAACCTGCGTTTGTTTATTACAACCGACTAGGTAACGGCTTTGCTCCATATATGGCAGAAGCAGGCTCTCACGAACTTGGTCATAACTTAGGGTTGAGTCATGACGGTACTTCAACACAAAGCTATTACACCGGGCTGGGCAATGATGGCGAACCCAGTAGCTGGGCGCCCATTATGGGAGTGGGTTACTACAAAAACGTTACACAGTGGAGTAAGGGCGAATACCCCGATGCCAGTCAAACCCAAGATGATATAGCGATTATCAACGATAAGCTTGGGCGCTCCGCCGATACTTCAGGGCAAGCAGCAAGCCCTACCTCACTATATGTAGATAGTACTGGGCATTTTTCAGCCACTAACCGTGAAATAGACCCAGATAGTATCATTGCAGAAAATAAAGGCAGTATTCAAGTAGGCGACAGCGACTGGTTTCAATTTAACTCAGGTGCCGGCCCAGCTGAATTTTACGCCACACCGGCATGGGATGCCTTTACCCGCAGCAGCAAACGAGGAGCCAATTTAGATATCGGCATGAAACTGTACGACAGCACTGGGGCACTCATAGCAACCAGCAATGATCTTTACGATACCAATGCCAGTATCCAAATTGATCTTGCAGAAGGACTCCACACGCTTGAAATATATGGCGCTGCGGGGCCTTATGCAAGTAACTACGCAAGCCAAGGGCATTTTTACTTACAAGGTAAAGTGGTCCCTTCAACACCTGATACCACCGCGCCCGACCCAAATCCTATGGGCTTTGTTCAAGCGCCTCAAGCAGTAAGTGACACGCAAATTACGATGCAATCAATTGTCGCAACAGATGACAGTGGCGCCGTTGTGAGTTATTTATTTAGCTGTAACCAAAACACATCACCCTGTGTAAGTAGCAACTGGCAAACTGATGTAAACTTCACAGCGCAAGGCCTCACGCCGCAAACTGAATACTGCTTTAATGTCAAAGCAAGAGACATCAGTGGTAACACAACGCTTGCCTCTGCCAATCTGTGTGCCACCACTTTAGCTGCGCCGCCACAGCCTGAGCCCCCCGCTCAGCCTACTCATTTAAATGCTGTTAACGCTCAAGATGGTACGGTACTGCTAAGCTGGCAAGATAACAGCACAAATGAGCTGAACTTTGAAGTACAAAGAGAGTCACAGCATAAAAATGGCCGTTGGCAAGCAAACCAAAGCATTGCTTTATTAGATATTGATAGTGTGTCTTATACCGATGCCAGCGGCACAGGTACCTTTCGATACCGAGTGCGAGCAAACAATGATGTGGCAAACTCTTCGTGGACCAACTGGGTAACTGTGAGCGTGACAGGCTCTGATGGTGGTGGCCCTGATAAACCTTGCAAAGGCAAAAAATGCAATAACTGATCTGACATATCTCCCTTAGAAATAAGCAAACCAAAAGCAGCCATTGGCTGCTTTTTCTTTTGCGTCATGCTAGGTATCATCGCGTCGTTATACTAAAAAGCAATTGCGTTGTGAGATATAGAGCTATCAGAATCAAACTCCCTCCCATCAAAAAATTAAATAACTTTAACCGATGAGAGTTGTTTAAAAAGCGACTGAGCTTATCGCCAAATACCGCCCAAACTGTAATAGACAAGTAACACACAATAAAGTAAATAAATACAAACAGTAAAAGCTGCTGGTGAGACTGAGATAAATCAAAGGCCGAAACCCCAGCAATACAAGCGCCCCATGCTTTGGGATTAAGCCATTGCAATAAAAACCCCTGCGCAAACCGAGGATTTGACCCTGCCACTACTTTTAACTGCGAACGACTTACCATTAATTGATAACCCATATAAAGAATAAACGCGTTACCGAGCCCCCCCAATATGTTTAACAACGTACTATGTTGTGCGATAAGCTGGTAGTAGCTCAGGCCCAATAAATAAAGTAGTAAAGTAAACCCAATCGTGGCGCCTGACACAAACGGCATTGTCTTTTTAGTACCGTGATTGGTTCCCGAAGCCAAAGTAATTAAATTCACAGGCCCCGGTGAAATAGACATAGATAGAGCAAATAAGCTCATAGCAAATATAACTGACACCGCATACTCCCAAAACAAACGTTAGAGATAGTATGACGCTAGACTTTAATTAAACTAGATAGCACAATCAGAAGTCACTATCCTAAAATAATTAACTATCTCTTATGATCGATGAATTAAGAGCGCTCGCAATCTTTGCAGAAACAATCAAACACGGTTCATTCCGAGCAGCAGCTAAATCGCTACAACTCTCAGCTTCAGTTGTGAGCTATCAAATCAGTGGGTTGGAGCAAAAGTTAGGTGTGGCACTTTTGTACCGCTCAACACGCCAACTCTCGCTCACGCATGAAGGCGAAAAGCTCTATCAACATGCACAAGCTATGCTCGCTGCGGCGCAGACAGGTTTAAGCGAGATTAACCAAAGTCATGAACAGCTCAAAGGCAAGCTTACAGTTAGTTTACCCACTGCCTTAATAAAAGCTCCCATTAGCCAAAAATTGGCGCAATTTAATAAGCAATTTCCCAATGTAACACTTCATGTGCATTACAAAGATGAGCGCAGCGATCTCATTTCAGAAGGCGTAGACTTGGCCTTGCGTGCCGGCGATATGCCAAGCAGTAATCTAAAGTCACGGCGCTTTGGCGCTATTAAACGCCTTATGGTGTGCTCTAAAGCGTATTTTCAATCCCAACCTCCCCCAGAGCAAATTAGTGACTTAGCGAATTGGAACTGGATAAGCCTTGCCATGTTGCCTCATCGGCGCAGCGTATTAAACGGAACGGGAGAAACTCAGCATATTCATTACCACAGCAACTTTACCGTCAATAGCATTGAAGCCATGACTGAGCTTTGCCTGCAAGGAGTCGGTATTGCCACGCCACCAGATTATCTTGTGAAGGATTATATTGAACAGCAAAAGCTCGTGCAGTTATTTCCTGATTGGCAAGTCGAAGACATTCCTTTATATGCGGTGTGGCCCAATAATGTGCCACAACAGGGTTTAGTAAAAACCTTACTTAGCCACCTAAGCCCCGCTTTTGATTAGTGAACACGCATTGACAATTTAGTGACATTTGCTCAGGCACACTTTGGCTATCATTTATTAATAAGAGGATAATCCAATGGTACGCCTATCTATTGCAATGGCTTTAACCATCGCCACTTTTAACACCCACGCTGACCAGCTTGATCTGTCCAAATTACCACTTAGCATTGCCGGTGCAACAGCCCCTTATCATCAATCAACAGGATGGCGATTTGCAGCAGGCCTTGGCCTGGAAATTGAACCCGAATATCACGGCTCAAAAGAGAGTGCAAGTGAGCCGGACCTTTACCTCGAAGCCGCATATCGCGCCAAAAACTGGGAGTTTCAATCAAACTTACTCAATAACAAATTGTTCTATCAAAAATCGGAGCACCTAACTTTAATAGGCTGGGTAAACCATGAAGAGGGCCGCGATATTGATGACGCTTCTGATCAGTCACTCAATGGCATGGGTAACACAGAAAGTGCGATTGAACTGGGCGGTGGCTTTAACTGGCATGTTAGTAATACCCTTAACTTTGGCTTATATGGGCAAAGTTATTTAAGTGGTAAGCCTGCCAAAGGCAGCGTTGGCTTTGCAACAGCACACTACACGCTACTCAAAAGTGCGAATCTAACGATTGAACTAAATGCAGACTTAAGTTTTGCAAACTCAGAGCACATGCAGGTTGAATTTGGTATTACACCAAAGCAAGCTACTACCTCTAAATATAAGGAATACCGCCTATCTTCGGGCTTAAAATCTTTTGGTATTGGCGTTGCAGCACTTTATCGCCTCTCCCCTAACTGGTCTATTTCAATGAATGCGGATTATGAGAAGTATAGCGCCAAGGTAGCCGATAGCCCTTTACTTAAAGCAGGAAGCGATACTGAGCTTGAAGCTAGCGCAACCATTGTGTATAAATTCTAGAAACACTCACAATGTACCTATCGCAGCTTAACCCCAAGGATAATACAGTGTCTCTTAGAGTCTTATTGGTAGAAGATAATATTGATATTGCTGAAAACATCAGTGACTACTTGTGTATCCATGGTCATATTGTTGATTTTGCTTACGATGGCCTGATGGCCATCGAACTCGTCGCACAGCAAGGTTACGATATCATTATTATGGATATTATGATGCCCAAGTTAGATGGACTAAGCACCATAAAGCGACTTAGAGAACAAGCGCTCCTTGATATACCAATTATCGTACTCACCGCCAAAGACACGTTAGAAGACAAATTGACCGGCTTTGACAGCGGTGCAGATGACTATGTTGTCAAACCATTTGCAATGCAAGAACTCCACGCACGAATGACCTCTTTAATCAGAAGGCACCAAAAAAGCTATCAACATATTTTGCATGTACAAGGCATCACGCTGGATCAGCAACAACAACGCGCTGAAATAGACAACACTTCCCTAAAGCTGAACCCCACCACCTTTAAAATCATGTGGTTACTCACGTTGCAGTTTCCTAATGTAGTTACAAAGCAACACTTACAGCACAGCCTTTGGGCAGACGAATTACCAGACAATGACATTTTACGTAGCCATATGTACAACCTGCGCAAAGCACTGGCTGCGTGTAGTAAAGACATCTCAATTGTGTCTCACCATGGCCGAGGTTATCAGCTATGTATTCAGCGCGAGACAGCGTAATGCGTAATTTAAACTTAAGCCAAAGAGTTAAGTTAGCTTTCATAGTTAGTTTTATTGGGATCACGATGATCTGCATGCTGATATTATTTGCCTCAAGCAAAATGACTGAAGACTATATTTTTTCAGCTCAGCTTAATAGACAAGCGGCACAGCTAGATTTTTCCAATAGCAAAAGCCTTTCGCAGCTGCCAAGAGAATATAATCTCTATTTAAACAAGCAATCTATACCTGCCAATTTACGTGACTACGTGATCCAAAGTGAGCCAGGGACATATGAACTTGAGCATCCAAACGATCTTGATTACCACTATGCAATCATTCAATACGACCAAGGAATTGCTTATCTTTTTTATAACGTGCATGCGCTTGAACTAGACGAACACTTAGAGCAACAGCTGTTACATACGCTGTTAATTGGTTTTGCCGTGTTGCTGCTGGCAATTTTGCTTTTTATGCAAGTTATTTTAAAGCGCTCTTTGGCACCTATGCATCAACTCATTAATGCCATTTCTGAACAGACTTCAACACCCGATAAACCAATACAACTTACACAACCCGCTGACAACGAAATAGGCTTACTCAGCTCAACCATCTTTTTGTATAGCAAACGCATTGCTGAATTTATTGAAAGGGAGCGAGAGTTTAGTTGTTTTGCAAGTCATGAGTTGCGCACACCCGTGATGATAAACAAAGGTGCAATTGAACTACTAAAGTTACAAGTTAAGCCAGCTGATCCCTTGTATAAACCGATTGCCCGCATTGAGCGCGCAACCAACAACATGGAAGAAGTGATAGAAACTCTGTTGAGC is a window encoding:
- a CDS encoding response regulator transcription factor; the encoded protein is MSLRVLLVEDNIDIAENISDYLCIHGHIVDFAYDGLMAIELVAQQGYDIIIMDIMMPKLDGLSTIKRLREQALLDIPIIVLTAKDTLEDKLTGFDSGADDYVVKPFAMQELHARMTSLIRRHQKSYQHILHVQGITLDQQQQRAEIDNTSLKLNPTTFKIMWLLTLQFPNVVTKQHLQHSLWADELPDNDILRSHMYNLRKALAACSKDISIVSHHGRGYQLCIQRETA
- a CDS encoding MipA/OmpV family protein; amino-acid sequence: MVRLSIAMALTIATFNTHADQLDLSKLPLSIAGATAPYHQSTGWRFAAGLGLEIEPEYHGSKESASEPDLYLEAAYRAKNWEFQSNLLNNKLFYQKSEHLTLIGWVNHEEGRDIDDASDQSLNGMGNTESAIELGGGFNWHVSNTLNFGLYGQSYLSGKPAKGSVGFATAHYTLLKSANLTIELNADLSFANSEHMQVEFGITPKQATTSKYKEYRLSSGLKSFGIGVAALYRLSPNWSISMNADYEKYSAKVADSPLLKAGSDTELEASATIVYKF
- a CDS encoding LysR family transcriptional regulator → MIDELRALAIFAETIKHGSFRAAAKSLQLSASVVSYQISGLEQKLGVALLYRSTRQLSLTHEGEKLYQHAQAMLAAAQTGLSEINQSHEQLKGKLTVSLPTALIKAPISQKLAQFNKQFPNVTLHVHYKDERSDLISEGVDLALRAGDMPSSNLKSRRFGAIKRLMVCSKAYFQSQPPPEQISDLANWNWISLAMLPHRRSVLNGTGETQHIHYHSNFTVNSIEAMTELCLQGVGIATPPDYLVKDYIEQQKLVQLFPDWQVEDIPLYAVWPNNVPQQGLVKTLLSHLSPAFD
- a CDS encoding sensor histidine kinase — encoded protein: MYSARDSVMRNLNLSQRVKLAFIVSFIGITMICMLILFASSKMTEDYIFSAQLNRQAAQLDFSNSKSLSQLPREYNLYLNKQSIPANLRDYVIQSEPGTYELEHPNDLDYHYAIIQYDQGIAYLFYNVHALELDEHLEQQLLHTLLIGFAVLLLAILLFMQVILKRSLAPMHQLINAISEQTSTPDKPIQLTQPADNEIGLLSSTIFLYSKRIAEFIEREREFSCFASHELRTPVMINKGAIELLKLQVKPADPLYKPIARIERATNNMEEVIETLLSLSREQTQTNTEDIMANHAIEHVVALWHEKAKANRQTIKVTTLSRTTTKYPKAQLEMVLSNLVKNAIQHGCNAAINITADSQIIEVKNSKKSLHNGNLPSHDNMGLGLIIVKRICQQQGWQFNCQSNDSHFSATITLV
- a CDS encoding zinc-dependent metalloprotease family protein yields the protein MKLLTKSKQAILYGCISFALGSVANATPNDTSKATLPVQAIENLPEGKLKQSLKKLPPHAQQKVLVQLQELAVPALDMLLMEADNSGELFYIEEGLTEPAVISDVQYTLPAVDVFKLHSNPNSPNKVFLDFNGGQVSAKAWGSGASYNAMPYDLDGDPTTFNDAERARIHEIWTRMADDFAAFDIDVTTEAPEEFNANTGWVLFTKDTDASGSAMPHQGAGGVAYVNVWGRSNYAYYQPAFVYYNRLGNGFAPYMAEAGSHELGHNLGLSHDGTSTQSYYTGLGNDGEPSSWAPIMGVGYYKNVTQWSKGEYPDASQTQDDIAIINDKLGRSADTSGQAASPTSLYVDSTGHFSATNREIDPDSIIAENKGSIQVGDSDWFQFNSGAGPAEFYATPAWDAFTRSSKRGANLDIGMKLYDSTGALIATSNDLYDTNASIQIDLAEGLHTLEIYGAAGPYASNYASQGHFYLQGKVVPSTPDTTAPDPNPMGFVQAPQAVSDTQITMQSIVATDDSGAVVSYLFSCNQNTSPCVSSNWQTDVNFTAQGLTPQTEYCFNVKARDISGNTTLASANLCATTLAAPPQPEPPAQPTHLNAVNAQDGTVLLSWQDNSTNELNFEVQRESQHKNGRWQANQSIALLDIDSVSYTDASGTGTFRYRVRANNDVANSSWTNWVTVSVTGSDGGGPDKPCKGKKCNN
- a CDS encoding LysE family translocator, yielding MSVIFAMSLFALSMSISPGPVNLITLASGTNHGTKKTMPFVSGATIGFTLLLYLLGLSYYQLIAQHSTLLNILGGLGNAFILYMGYQLMVSRSQLKVVAGSNPRFAQGFLLQWLNPKAWGACIAGVSAFDLSQSHQQLLLFVFIYFIVCYLSITVWAVFGDKLSRFLNNSHRLKLFNFLMGGSLILIALYLTTQLLFSITTR